The DNA region CTGCCGCGAGAAAAAGCTCACCAATATCCGCGCCGCCGGTCACGACGAAGCGATCCGGCTGTCACCGCGGCGCGACCTCGGGCTCGACGCGGCGCTCGAATGGATCGACGAGGAGGAGCTGGTCGAAATTACGCCGAAGTCGATCCGCGTCCGCAACCGGATCCTCAAGACTGCGCTGCGCGGCAAGCATCGCGCGGCCTGGAGCGATAGCGCCCCGGCGCAGTCCGCGCCCAGCAACTGATTTCGACGCGACGCTGCATTCGGGGGACCTCGGCGCCTCCGAGCTCTGACGCGAATCAACTCCCGATGAGACGTCTGCGATTTGTCGGCTATGCGCTCCTGCTGGCGGTCGCCGTAGGCGTTACCGCCGGCGTGGTCGCGGTGCGCAATCAGGCGACGATCGCGAAGATCGTACTGGGCCGGATCCGCGATCACACCGGCTTCGACATTCAGATAAGCGGCACCCGCGTCGCCTTCAATCGCCGCCTCGAGGTCGTGCTCGAACATCCGCGCGTGCTGCGGGCGGGCGTTGAAGTGGCGCGCCTGAAAGAGATCCGCGCCGTCCTCGGCTATCGCGCAGTCTTCCGTAATGCCGGCCTACCGGTCTACGAGCTGGGGTTTGAACAGCCGCTTGCGCGAGTTCCCGCCGGCGGGGCGAACTTCGCCGCAGACGGCTTCGCCCATCTCGACGCGCCGGCGATAAAAGCGCTGTCCGAAACGCTCGACGCACTCTCCGACACGGTCCAGCACATAAAAGTCAACGAGGCGACGCTGACCGATGAACACAATGTCCCAATCGTCGAGCATCTGAACCTCGAGGCGAGCCGTTGGCACTATCGCCATCCGGGCAACTGGCCGTGGCAGGTGAAGTTTACCGCAATGCCGGCGTGGGTGCCGGCCGACCCGTTTCATCTCGCCGGCCGGGTCACCCTCGGTCCGCCGTTGGATCATCCGCAGCTCATCGCGAACGGCGAAATCTGGTTCTGGGATCTGCGCGTCACCGGCGTTGACGTTGGCGCTGCAAAGGCGGCGGCTAAGGTCGACGGGAATCTGCACGTGGCCCTTGACGACACCGGGGTCCTCAGCGGCAAGAGCAACACCAACGTCCGTGGTTTGTCACTGAGTGGCGGCAGCCTGAGCAAGCCGCTCACGCCCGGCGATTATCAGATCAGCGCGGGCTATCATGCGGCACCCGACGAGATCGACCTGCCGAGCGTCACGCTGCGTCAGGAAGGCGTGATCGTGTTGAGCGGGAACGCGCGCATCGTACATCCATACACCGATGATCGCGCCGCGACCTTTAGCGCGGGCGGAACGCGGCTGACGCTGGCGCGCGTCAGCTCATTGATGCGCTCAGTCCGCGCGATTCCACCATCGCTGCTCCAATTCGCCACACGGCTTGACCAGGGCGAAATCGCGCTGACGCAGATCGCGCTCGACACGGCCGTACCGCTTCGCGACTGGAGCGTCGCGACGCTGCGCAATAATTTGCGCGCCGCCGCGATTCTTACGAACGTCGGTTACCAGTTTCCGCCCGATTCAAAGCTTATGCCGCTGCGCGATTTCAATGGGCAGCTCGCTTATGCGGCGGGCCTGCTGACGCTCACGCAGGGCTCGCTCGCGATCGGCAAATCCCGCTTCGACGGTCTCAGCGCCGACGTCAATCTGTCGCGCGCCCCGGCGCTTATTTCTTACAAGACGAAACTGCGCGGCGATCTCGATCTCGGCGAGCTTTACCCGGCCGCTAACGCCGTGGCGCGCACTGCGAGCCCGACGATCGCCGATAACGTCACGCATGTCGCTGGACGCGCGCCAGTCGTGCTCAGCGGTTCCGGCGACTCGAAAGATCTCAGGTGGCGCGCGCCGCGCGACTATCTTGCGACCTTCGACTTGAGCCGCGCGGTGCTCGGAACAAGATCTGTTCCCGAGGACATTGTCTTCGCCCAGGGCAGTGCGGTGCTCAGCCCCGCCGGCATCTCCTTAGACCACGTCCGTTTGCTTCCTGCGGGCGCGAAGGGCGGCGACATCGTCCTCAACGGGACATTAGCGCCTCGGCCCGGCATGCCGCTTCTGCACAACTTCACCGCGCAACTGCATCAACTTGTGATCGAGCAGTGGCTGCCGCGATTCGTCGATCCCGCGGACCTCGCCGCCGATGGCACGGTAAGCGGCGCGCTCACCGCCAACAGCGCTCCCGGTCACGAAGATTTTCCGGTAATCACCGGCAAGCTCACGCTCACTGCCGGCCAGATCCAATTCGGCTTCGTCCGTTCACCGATGATCGTAAGTCGCGCAGCGACCCTCATCTTGGACGGCAAGGGGTTGACGCTCGATCTGCCCGGCGCCAAACTGGAAGGCTCGGCTCTGGACTTCCGGCTGGCGGTCGCAGACCTGGCGCATCCCGCGGTGCGGCTCGACGCCACCGCGGCCAAACTCGATTTTGAAGTGCTGCGCTTCATCCGCCTACCCTGGTCGCCGCGCACTCCGCCGCATTTTTTCCCCGTCCCAGTATCGGGACATATCGAAGGACGCGAGGCCAATTTCGGTGAGTTGCCGCTCTCCAACGTCGCCACCGACTTCACCAAAGCGGGTAACGACTGGCACGTATCCAATTTCACCGCCACCGTCTTGAAGGGCGACGTCCACCTCGATATTGCAGGCCGTTCGCGTGACGATTGGATCCGTATCATCGGCACGATCGCCGGAATGGATGCACGGCTGCTTTCGACCCTCGCCGCCCCGGGGCCGCGTCCCATCTTGATCGGGACGCTCGCCGCCAACGGCGACATCTGGGCGCACACCGACGTCGATTTCTTCGACTCGCTCGGCGGAACCCTCTCAGTCCGCGTCACCGACGGTCTGGTCAATCGCTTCAAGCTGCTGACGCGCATCCTGGGGCTTATCGATCTCAAGAGCTGGCTCACCGCTCAAGTGGATCCGCTGGTC from Candidatus Binataceae bacterium includes:
- a CDS encoding AsmA-like C-terminal domain-containing protein; translation: MRRLRFVGYALLLAVAVGVTAGVVAVRNQATIAKIVLGRIRDHTGFDIQISGTRVAFNRRLEVVLEHPRVLRAGVEVARLKEIRAVLGYRAVFRNAGLPVYELGFEQPLARVPAGGANFAADGFAHLDAPAIKALSETLDALSDTVQHIKVNEATLTDEHNVPIVEHLNLEASRWHYRHPGNWPWQVKFTAMPAWVPADPFHLAGRVTLGPPLDHPQLIANGEIWFWDLRVTGVDVGAAKAAAKVDGNLHVALDDTGVLSGKSNTNVRGLSLSGGSLSKPLTPGDYQISAGYHAAPDEIDLPSVTLRQEGVIVLSGNARIVHPYTDDRAATFSAGGTRLTLARVSSLMRSVRAIPPSLLQFATRLDQGEIALTQIALDTAVPLRDWSVATLRNNLRAAAILTNVGYQFPPDSKLMPLRDFNGQLAYAAGLLTLTQGSLAIGKSRFDGLSADVNLSRAPALISYKTKLRGDLDLGELYPAANAVARTASPTIADNVTHVAGRAPVVLSGSGDSKDLRWRAPRDYLATFDLSRAVLGTRSVPEDIVFAQGSAVLSPAGISLDHVRLLPAGAKGGDIVLNGTLAPRPGMPLLHNFTAQLHQLVIEQWLPRFVDPADLAADGTVSGALTANSAPGHEDFPVITGKLTLTAGQIQFGFVRSPMIVSRAATLILDGKGLTLDLPGAKLEGSALDFRLAVADLAHPAVRLDATAAKLDFEVLRFIRLPWSPRTPPHFFPVPVSGHIEGREANFGELPLSNVATDFTKAGNDWHVSNFTATVLKGDVHLDIAGRSRDDWIRIIGTIAGMDARLLSTLAAPGPRPILIGTLAANGDIWAHTDVDFFDSLGGTLSVRVTDGLVNRFKLLTRILGLIDLKSWLTAQVDPLVTGVPFKALTADFLGAGGDFKTKNLLLDGPVVDITAHGDVQFGRERVNMEVGVFPFNTANWIVHQIPIVGGNLAGGTKGLVAAYFAVYGPLKDPTVLPKPVTSVAEFVKKMLGLPINIIVPNTIK